TGAAGAAATTTCCTCTTTTTAGGATTTGAAAAGCATTCGAATTATCGAATTGGGATTGTACTCTTCAAGTTGTTTTTCCAAACTTTCCCTGGAATCGCTTTGTTCCGAAGCTTTTTGCGCGGTGATTGGAATGATCTGCGCTTTTCTGATTGCCTAACTCCCACTCGAAAACAAAGTCCACAGTCGTGCCCATGAGAGAAGAACTAGACAAAGATTTAGAAGAAGAGATAGAGCCTAGGGAGATGAACCCTACGGAGTATCGTCTCTTGACCCTGCTCTTTAATTTCTTCCGATTTCCTGACGGTCTCACTCTGACCTCGCTCAGAAAGATCATGGAAGGATTTTACGATAACGAGAACAAGGACTCGGATCGCAGAAAGTTATCTAGAGATATCGAGGAGTTGGGCACCTTAGGTTTTCCTATCAAATACTATCCTCAGAAGAACGGAAAGGATTATGTGTACGTTCTTACTAAGGATCCTTTGGCAAAAACGCTCAAGTTCAGCGAAGAAGAATTGAGAGAGATCTCAGCGCTCCTGCTCAAAGGATATTCTGAAACTCCTAAATACGAATTATATACTGCTTCTAGAAAGATCTTCGCAAGAGACCTGGAATATTTTCCCGAGTTAAAAGAAAATCCGCAAGATCTTAAGGAAGAAGCGGGTGAGGCCGCTTTTCAGATCATGGATGCTCTCAAGAACAAGAGCCCGATCCGAATTCGATATTATAAAACCTTCCCTGAAGATGCCTATTGGAAAGAAGCCGATCCGATTCGTTTGATCCGAAAAGGGGGCCAGGACCACTATCTGCTCGCTTACGATCGCGAAGAAAAAGCTAAGAAAAGATTCATCCTTCCTAAGATCCTTACTGTAGAAATATTGCAGGGGGATCTTCTTTACCAAGCTAGAGGAGCTAAAAAGGAAACCGAAGAGGACAGGATCGTGCATGCTGCATTATTTCCTGTGCATGATCCCAAAACGGTGGAATGGATTTGCAGAGAAGAAGGTCTCGAGAAAGCGAAACTATTCCTGACAGGCCTTCCTTATGAGGAGAAGGAGAATGTGCTTCGCTTTCATTCCACGAACTTGGAAGGTCTACTTCCATTTCTTTGGAGATGGCCGGATGCATTGGAATCTTTGGAACCGAAAGAATTAAAACAGGTCTTGCAAGAGTCCTTAGAACAAATCGGCGAATTGTACGATTCTATAAAAGGTAAATAGTCCCAGAATGAAACTCAAACATATACTCTTCTTCTTATTTTTGGCCCAGATAGGGTTCACCCTTCTTATGAAATATTTCTCCTACGAAGGAGACAATTCCGCCGAACTACATACAAGAATTCTAAAGTATTTTACCGAAGAAGATATACAATCCGGAACCGAGTATGACAGAAGAGGCTTCTTCGTTTCTGTTCTTTCTTCCTTATTGGATTTCGCATTGGCTGGGATATTCGTTTTCACTCCTATCTCGGAAAGACTGGAGAATTATCTACAGAAAAAGACCAAGGAAAGATTCTATCTGGTAGTGACCTCTTTCTTTCTGGTCTTTTACTTAGTGGAATTTTTGGTTTCTCTTCCTTTCAGCTATTATTTCGGATTCGTTTTAGAGCATGAATTCCAATTTTCTAATATGACTCTGATGGATTGGGTCGTTCTAAAAAGTAAATCTTTCTCTCTGGGATTGGTTTTCGGAACGATAGGTATCCTGATCATTACCTTTGTGCTCAAGAATTTTCCAAGATTATGGAAATGGATGGTTCCGGCGATCTCTCTCGGATTCGGATTAATTGCTTCGGTCTTATTTCCGATCCTAATCACTCCTATCTTTTACGATTATCATCCGATCGAAGAGGGAAGTTTGAAAACAAAGATCCTCGCTCTCTGTGATCATGCTCAGATCAAAGTGGAAAATATCTACGTTATAGACGAAAGCCGTTACTCCGGACATACCAACGCATACTTTACAGGTTGGGGAGAGAATAAGAAGATCTTTTTATACGATACACTGATCAAGAATCATACGGAAGAAGAAGTTGTAAGTGTATTGGGTCATGAGATCGGTCACTGGGTTCATAATCACCAACTCATAGATATAGCGATCAGCACCTTTGAGGTATTGCTCTTGTGTTTTGCGATCGGATTCTTGTTCCAAAAAGCGAAGGGAGAAGGACTGCTTCCTTTGAAGGAATTTTATTCACCTTCTTCTTTGCCTTTCTTGTTCATGGTGCTCTCTATTATCGGCTCTTTCACTCAGCCTATCTCGAGCACGATTTCTCGTGTCTTCGAGGTAGAAGCAGACAGAGAGGCCCTAAATCTTACCCATGATAAGAAATCCTTTATCAGCACTGAGATCAAATTGGCAAAAGACAATAAGTCCAGATTGAATCCTCATAAATTCGAAGTGATCTATGAACATTCTCATCCGACTGCCTTGGAAAGAATAGAAATGGCAGAAAAATACTGATTTGAGCGCAGAGACTATAGTGACCGAATATTGGAAGGAAATCCATAAATTCTTCCTTTCAAAATAGCTCAGGTTTTTTCCAAGGATATTCTATCTGCAAAGCCACGAAAGCGGCCGTTCTAATATCATAAAGATCGGATATTTCTAAAAGGGTTCTGTTCAAAGCTATAACCGGCAAATCTCTATCCCAATTTTCTAATATACGATCCGCCTTCTTCTCTTTCTTATCGGGAAGGAATAAAAGCCCTCTTTTACTACGGACATTTGCATTCGAAATAGATAGGGCTGTGCTTTTATAAGTGCGAGAATAAGAATCCGCAACTAAGGCAAGACTGATCTCATCCATTCCTTCCGATATAGGTATCCCGATTTCATCCTGGGACCAAAATGCTAATAGATTCTTAGCTGCAGTCAGAATATGAGAAGAGCCCAAATAGAAATCTGCGCTTTTATGAGTAGGCTTCCAGTCTTTCGCTCCTAAAGAGGCTGCGACCTTCATGGCTTGTTTTTTGCCTGCAATCGCTTCTATCAAAGCAAGAGAAACGGGGATAGATGCAGTGACTCCTGTGGTAGTAATGATCTTTCGGTCTGAAACATACCTTCTATTTCGGATCCATTTTGTTTCTGGAAATTTCGTATCAAATTTAGGAAGAGAAAACCAATGACCTGTTGCCTGATGCCCTTGCAATAATCCTGCATTTGCGAGCACCCAAACTCCGTCACAGACTCCAAGAATGGTTGCGCCCTTTTCACTCTGCTTCTTTAACCAAAGAAGAATTTCCGGATTTTCTGAATTATGCATCGCAGGCACGATCACGTAGTCCGCGCCTTCCGGATAGAGAGAGTCGAAACTCTGCATCGTATTCTGGATCTCTATCGAAAGAGCAGGGAACATCTTCATCTTTCCGAATTGAGTTCCAAGAGCATATACGTCCGCTATATCTGCTTCTTTCAAAGTTCCATAAGGCACTACAAAATCGGTGAGCTCTGTATATTCATTATCTCCAACGACTGCGATCACAGGACGCTTTCTTCCGAAGCGAGAATGATATGCGGGGATCGGATCGGAACCTTCCACAGAACTAATATTCGAATTCGGAGAAGAGGAAGAAGTCCCCAGACAATTCCCTAAAAGAAAGAAACTACTTCCGGTAATTGTGAGAAGAAGAAAAGAGACTAGGATCCGTTTGACTGCGACAGATCTATTTTTGAGAAAACTCAGAATGCTTTGTTTCATGCATTCATTTTGCGATACTTTTGGAGAGGTGTCGTCCTTCCGGATACGGACGGACTGAAAAAATACTCTTCTCTAAAAAAATCTGGACATCGGATTTCAGAAAGGCTCTTTACTTCCCATGTATACCTTTCTTGCTTTTGGGGCCGGTTTGGCGTTCCTTCTAGGCCTGGCAGATCTGCTTTCCTTTTATGGAAAAAAGCCCAAGAAAGAAAGAGATGTATCCTCCAACTCAGAAGCGAAAAGCGTTCCTTCTAAACGAGAAGGACTCACCATCTCAATTTTATTCTTCTCAGTTTCCCTCGTGCAAATGCATCTCTACTTAGAATTATCCGAACAGCTTCGGGAGTTTCCTTGGTTTGCGGAGATCCATATTCCCGTCCTTTTTTTGATCGGCCCTCTTACTTATCTGTATTTTCAAAGACTTACCGGAGCAAAGGAAACGAAACTGAGTGGATTTCATTTTCTTCCTGCAGTGATTGCGTTTTTGATCCTTCTTCCTTTTTTGTTGCGAAGCTCCGAGTCAAAGCTCCGTTTTCTAAAAAATGAGGATCCGAGTGATGTATATTCTTGGGTCCTCCTTGCATTGCTTGTTTTTGCTACGATCCTGAATCTAGTGTATCCTTCTGCATTACTCCAAAGAGTTTGGCGTTGGAGATCCAATACGGACGAGGAAAATCGCAAATCCTTCTCTCCGATCCTCTGGCTATTCTCCGGCACATTATTTGTGATCGTTCTATTTGTAATTGCCCAGATCTTCTTTATGCCCTTGTTTCTTGTCGCAGCAAGCGGACTGACTCTGCTAGTCTCTGTGATCTTTCTAATCGGAGCTTATGATCCAGGTCTAATGGATTCCTTTCAAAAAAGCTCCAGAGAGGCGCGTTACAAAGAAAGTAGGATAGCAGGTCTGGATGTGGAAGCGTTGCTTCTTAGATTGGATGATTTAATGAGAGAAAAGAAACTCTATCTGGATGAGGATCTAACTTTGGGAAACTTATCCAAAGAATTGGAGCTGAGCACTCATCAACTCTCGGAGATCTTAAATTCCCGTTTGCAAAAAGGATTTAGAGAATATTTGGCGGACTTTAGGTTAGAAGAAGCCGCTAGAATCCTAAGAGAAGAACCGCAACGATCAGTGCTCTCTGCGGCTTATGGAGCAGGATTCAAATCCAAATCCGCATTTCATAAACTGTTTCAAGAAAAGTACGGTGCTTCTCCCACTTCCTTTCGCTCTTCTCAAAAGAATTAGAAGATTTGAGAATGATCACCATTCTCCCGTGTTCGACATACTCTTCCAAGGTTCTGCAATTTCTAAGGCTTTGCCCTTTTGCAATAATTCCACTGAGATCAGATCCGGAGAACGAATGAATGCCATTCTTCCATCTCTTGGAGGACGATTGATGATCACTCCTTTGGATTGTAAGTTAGCGCAAGTATCATAGATATTATCCACTTCGAAGGCCAAATGTCCGAAGTTCCTTCCGCTTGTATAAGCTCCGTCCTGATCCCAATTGTAAGTAAGCTCTATCTCTGGCATATTTTCTTTTGCTTCGGATAAAAACACGAGAGTATATCTTCCTTCTGGATGATCATGTCTTCTTGTTTCGATCAAACCTAGCTTATTACAGAAAAAATCTAAGGCCTTATCCAGATCTTTAACTCGAATCATTGCATGTAAGTATCTCATTCCTTAATCCTTTATGAGTATTCTTTGGGGAGAAGGGCCCGAAGAAAGCAAATTCCTTCCCTCCTGTAGGGAACAAGCTAAAGATAAATGGGGGAAAAAGAGAGGGGCTTGAAAATTTCCGCTATCTTGGATTTTTTGAAAAACCCCTAAAAAACCCGATTTTTAGCCCATTTTTGCATACCAGTGGGGCAGAATGCTTAATTATTGTGCTCAAAAAATAAGCATTTTTTGAATTTCGAATAGGAATAGTTATTGAAAAAAGGGCCTTACTTTTCGATAATTGCATTAATAAGAAGCAAAGATTTCTTTCGAACTTAAATAACGCTTCTTTTTTGTTCAATCTGAATGAATAAGAGCTGAGTTAGATTAGGTTTTGGAAAATTAAGCATTTCTAATTAAGATAATTGTTATACAGGGAAAGAGCGAGTTCGTTTAACAGAAAAAATTATTTTTTTCTTCTTATAAAATTTTTTTTGTTCCCTTTGCACATGCCGATAGGTCTTATGGATGTAAGCAAAAACAAGAATAGAAAACATAAAGAATAAACATTGAGGTTTCAGTTCCATGAAAGTTAACAAAATCACTTCACTTCTTCTCTTAGTAGGTTTCTTAGTAGGATCTTCCGCATTTGCAGTGTCTCAAGACACCGAAGATCGTCTGTTAGAGCAAGCTCTGGTTTCCGCTGCGGTTACTAAAGAGCAAAAAGTTGCTGTTGCGACTTACTTGAAAGCAATTGCTCAACAAAAAACCGAAAGAGCTGAGGAGTTAAGAGCTTTGGCTAAACGTTCTACTGGTGGAAAATTCCTCGCTAGTAACGCTCAGTCTGAGAAATTCTTGAAACAAGCAAGAGCACTGGAAGCAGAAGCTCAAAGAACTCAAGATTTCCTTAACAACCTATAATTCGTAGTCACAAATTTTCTTAAATCCATCGACTGCAGGGCGCCTTTTGGGCGCCTTTTTTTATTTGTTCGGGTTTATTCTTTCTTTAGGAATGCAGCTCATGGAGAAGCCTTCTATCATATAGCAGATCGCGTCTTTTGTTTCGCAACGTAGGGCATCGTTGTAAGTGACATTCTTGATATCCAATTCGATCCTTTCGCAGGCCATCTTTTCCTTTGTGGTCGATGTTTGAGAACTGTCTTGCCCTATGATAGAAGCCGCTCCTCCCGAGAGTATGCAAAGAGTTAGGATCATTATTTTTTTCATTTCACAGCTCCAAAGTTGCGGTTCGTTTGCAGAGCCTTACAGGTTTCCTGTCCCAGTCAACCGATTTGAAGAGATGCAGATCCAAGGAAAAATGATTGTGGAGAGGTGTTTTTCTTCTATTTTGCCCTGGTGAGTTTTACAGCACCTGGATCCTCGGTTCTAAAAACCAAGCAATGGCTCTTTTATCTTCTCTTGGCCTTGCCTCTTCTTTATCCGATCCTATTGAAGCCGAGTGAACAATTGTATTCGGATCATCTGGGAAAGTTCGTATTGGGCGAATCCGTGCTAAGGAATCACTTTCGCTCCGGGGATTTGGCTCTTCCTTCCAAATATCTGGACAGGCAGTCCAGGTTTTGTCCTACAGAATGCATTCGGATCGATGAAGAAGTAATCAGTCCGTTTCCGGCGGCCCTCGGTTATTTTTATGCTCTCATTCTTCCTTGGGGAGGAATAGAGGGGGTGTATATCGTAACTTCTCTTTTTGTTTTGGCCTCTCTCTTTCTTCTTTCTATCCTTTGGGAAAGGAGTCTGGCATTCTTAAGTATCCTTGTTTTATCTACTCCCTTCTTGGTGAACGGCTACTTCTTTCCTGATGTAGGAATTGCAGCCTTCTTATTTACGTTAGGCAGCTTTTTGTTCTTACGAGCCGATGAGAAAAGCTCTTCGATTCTATTTTTATTTGCGGGACTTGCCTCTGCATTTGCCGGTTGGTTCAGGATAGAAGCCTTGGCGTTTCCTGCCTCTTTTCTATTCTTTCTATTTTGGTTTCGATTCAGGATCCGTGAAGAAAGAAAAGGGATCTGGTTTTATTTATTCGGATATTTGGCAGGTGCATTTCTTTTATTAGGGATACAATATCTTCTCTATCATCATCCGATGGGACCTCGGTTTTCTTTTAACCAACCTACTATGTTTATCTCTCCGTTAAGAAAGGGAGAAATTTATCTAGGGCTTTTGATCGCGAATCCGAATCGGATCGGCTTCTTTGGGTATACTCCTATCTTTGCGATCGTTCTTTTGTTCTCCGGATATTTCTTGTTCTTTAAAACAAATTTCATACGAAATAGGGAAGGGGCGGATACTCTTTCAAAGAGAAATATATTCGTGATTTCTAATTTAGCTGCATTTGTGCTTTTAGTACTTTCTGCTCCGAACGACGGGATCATAGATTTCGGTTCTCGCTATTTGCATTTGAGTTTGCCAGGCTTTGTGGGAATGCTCTTAGTCTTCTCTGATTCGGTTTCTAATAGGTTCAAAAAAATACCGAAGATCTTCGGGATCCTTCTTCTTATATTCTCTACTTATATAACTTTTTCTTATACTCAGATCTTAAGTAGGTTCGGTAGAAAATCTACTAAGATGAATCAGGTCTATCTGGACCAAAAGCCTGATCTTGTTGTAGTGCAGGTGAGAACTCACGCGCAAATTTTGGGTAAGTACTTCTTCCAAACTCCATCCGTATGGTTGGTAAAGGAAGCGTGGGTCAAACTTTTCTTTTCAGAGAATGATCCGAATCAATTTTCTAAGATCTTGTTTATTCAGTCCAAGGCTGCCTTTCCTGCGAATTCTAAGCCGGAAGATCTTTTTCAAAAGAATTCTTATTATCAGGTTGCTCGGGAAATGTTGGGACCAAAATTCGAAAAGGATTTTGTAGAGAATAGAGAAGACGTATTGATCTTCACTATGAAGAGAAGAGATTAAGCGATGAAATAATTGAATTAGAATTCTTCGTCCGATTCTAATACCAATTCGCAAAGTTTGGTATAGAACTTGGATTGTAGTTCTCTTCTTTCTTTTACGATTCCTGCAAATGGAAGAAAGAGTTTCGACTTTAATCCATACAATCTTCCGTGAACTCCGTCTCCCTTTTTATAAGAAACTTTAGAATCTACGATAAATCGTAACGCCTTCTTTCCTATGAGTTGGGCCGATGCTAAGAACACTGATTCTGAATCGAACAATTCCACATAGAATTTAGGAATCATAGAGGCTGGTTTTCTAACGAATATTGCTGCGCTCATATTCTTCATTTTATCCATAAGACCCTTAAAACATGTATCGCAGGTTTTAAAATCACGTGTACTTGGTTACGATTTCGTAAAAAGAAAAATCCGGCCGTTAGGAATGGATTTCGGTCGGGGAATCAGTCCGATCCGTTTTTTGAGATTGCTCCCTTCTTTTATGAGGGAAAGAATGTCCGAGATGAATCCGAGTACTAAAAAGCTCCAAACCAAGTTGGCAGTGATACGACTCTTGCAAGAAAACAAACGCATGAGTCTAGAAGATCTTTCCAAATACTCCGGTATCGAGGATACAAAGGACCTCAAGAAGGAACTCGGAAAACTATACATGGTCGGATCTTATCCGTATACTCCTGATCAATTCATAGAGTTGGATTATGACGGCGATACCATAGCAATACGAATGCCTGTGGATTTGGAACAAGGACTTGTACTAAGTGTAAGAGAATGGGCTGCTATTCGAACTCTCTTTTTAGAAGAAGATGAAAAGGAAGTCAGTCCTTCTCGCAAAAAGATACTGAAATCTATATTAGAAAAAATTCATACGATCCTCCCTTCTGCGGGAGTTCCGAGTGATAACGATCTTAAAACCAGGATCCGAGAAGCGATCGAGTCCGGTAAATCTCTAGAAATGCAATACCAAGCAAATGGAGAAGCCGAGGCTGAGGAAAGAAAAGTGGATCCATGGGCTCTATTGAGTTTTAGGGAAGAATATCTGATCGGCTATTGCCATATTCGAAAGGCGCCTCGAACATTTCGTTTGGATTCCATTATCCAGCTTTCAGTTACAAACCAGGATTCTGTGCAAGTCCCTGACGCTGAAAGAAAAGAGGCAATTCTCAAATTAAAGAAATTTTTGGGGGAAACGGAGGCGGATTCTGAGACTGCGGAGATCTATCATACTGCCGAAGTGTATTTTAATCTTCATTCCCGCCTTCCGTTAGAAAGGACTTCGGAAAAGATCCAGATCAAAGGAGTTTGGTATCATCTATCCAAATCAAAGATCAGAAACGAAGAATGGTTTCTTTCTACTTTAAAAGGTTTCGGGCCGAATGTGATCTTGCACAGCCCACAAAATCTAAGAGAAAGAATGAGATCCTATTGGTCGGCTCAATCTTTGCTCGAAAGATAAAGTTAGCTTAAAGATTGACTCCTTGCTCTTGCTGCTTGATTAAGAAAATACTTTGTTATCTCCCGCTAAAATCAATCTAGGATTAGAAATCCCGTACAAGAGACCGGATGGATTTCATGAGATCCGAAGCGTATTCTTGCGATTGAATTGGGGAGATGATATTCGTATCGAACCCATCGATCCGGGCCGCTTTGAACTCGTCTCCGAGAATGAGATTATCTTGGAAAAGAGGCGTTTATACGATGAGGTCTCCGAGAAAGGAGATCTTTCCAAAAATATTTTATTCAAGACATTCAATAAGATCCGAGCTCATTACAGAGAACTTCCTGGTGTTAGGATCTATCTTACTAAAAAAATTCCTCCTGCAGCTGGACTGGGAGGAGGTTCTACCAATGCGGCTTCTCTTCTATCTTTCTATTTTGGATTAAGTCCCGAATTTCATTCGGACAATTTGCTTCGGCTCGCAGCAGAGATTGGGGCGGACGTTCCCTTCTTCTTATCAGAAGGCAACGCTCTTGTTTCTGGAAAGGGAGAAGTCATGAGAGAAATAGAAGTGCATTCCGGGCAGGGGATTCTCGCTCTCACTCCCCAAGTGCTCTCTACTGCGGAGATGTACGCAGGTCTCAAAAAGCCTTTACAAGCGGACCCACCCTCGAAAAAATGGATTTCTCTAGGCGAAGACATCGAATTTTCTTTAAAAGAAGGAAATTGGTCAGCCTTGAGAGGAAAGCTCGTAAACGACTTCGAGCCTCTGGCCTTCCAAAAGTTTCCAGAATTAGGGAAATTGAAAGAAAGTCTTTTGGCAAATGGAGCTAGTTATTCTTCCCTAACCGGTTCCGGATCTTGTATCTATGGACTCGTGCAAGGGTTGGAGATACGGGAGGAGCTGTTAGCCAAAATGCAGACAGAATTTCCCGACCTTACGTTTGTTAGCTTTAACTATTAAAGAAATTGAAACTGGGCCGTCGCCAAGTGGTAAGGCAGCGGTTTTTGGTACCGCCATTTCATAGGTTCGAATCCTATCGGCCCAGCCACTGTTATTTCACCGGATTACTGAATGGACGCCAAAAAGGAAGCAGTTGCCGTAGTATTAGCTGCGGGAAAGGGAACCCGCATGAAGACGGAGCTCCCCAAGGTGGCTGTTTCCTTAAATGGAAAGCCTCTCTTGAATCATGTAATCGATCATCTCCAACAAGGAGGGGTCGGTAATATAGTCGTAGTTGTAGGCTACAAAAAAGAAGAAGTCCAAGCTCTATGCTCCGATATTCCCGGAGTTCGTTTCGCCGAGCAAAATGAGCAGCTTGGTACAGCTCACGCAGTTTTATGTTCCGAATCCCTGGTCCAAGACCATAAAGGACCAATTCTTGTGGCTTGCGGAGATGTTCCCATGATCACGGGAGAAACCTTCCAATCCTTAGTATCCACTCATATCCAAAACGGCTTCTCTGCTACCTTGCTTTCTGCAAAGGTCGAAAATCCGACCGGTTACGGACGTATCGTACGTAACGCAGAAGGCGAAGTGATTGCAATCGTAGAAGAAAAGGATGCGAGTCCAGAACAGAAGAAGATAGATGAGATCAATACCGGGACCTATGTGTTCAGTTCCGAGGGTCTATTTGAGTCTCTCAAGAAGATTGGAAATAGCAACGCGCAGGGAGAATATTATCTTCCTGATCTAGTAGAGTTATATAAAAAAGAAGGAAAGAAATTGGGCGCAGTGGTTCTCAAAAATAGCGGCGAAAGTCAGGGAGTGAATTCTCCTACGGATTTGGAAAATCTAACTGCAATCCTAAAGAGCGAGGTCGCGGCAAAATGAGCAGCAATATCGCCGTTTTTTCCGGATCTTCGAATCGCACTGTTGCAAATGAGATCTGCCAAGAGCTCGGGATCGAGCCCGGCAAGATCAACCTTCGAAAATTCTCCGATGGAGAGATCGCAGTTAAGATAGAGGAGAATGTGAGAGGAAGGGATGTTTTCCTAATCCAATCTACTTCTGCTCCTGCGAACGATAATCTGATGGAATTGCTTTTGATCATGGACGCTCTCAGAAGAGCTTCTGCTAAAAGCATTTCTGTAGTGATGCCTTATTATGGATACGGACGCCAGGATAGAAAGGCGGAACCTAGAGTTCCTATTTCTGCGAGAGTGGTTGCCGACTTGGTAGAAGTTTTGGGGCCTGCAAGGGTCATCGTAATGGATCTTCATGCGGATCAGATCCAAGGCTTCTTTAAAGTGCCTGTGGACAATCTTCATTTTAGTCCAGTGCTTGTGGAGTATATCCTCAGCAAAAAGTTCGATGATCTAGTCATCGTTTCTCCTGATTCAGGCGGAGCAGAAAGAGCAAGATCCTTCGGCAAGAAGGTAAATGCTACGTTAGCTATCATTGATAAGAGAAGACCTAAGGCGAATGTCTCAGAGGTCATGAATGTGATCGGTGAGATCGAAGGTAAGAATTGCATTCTTCTGGATGATATGATCGACACTGCAGGAACCATCTGCAAGGCAGCGGATGCTCTTCTTAAGAACGGAGCTAAGTCTGTGTATTGCGCTGCTACTCACGGAGTTCTTTCCGGAGAGGCAGTAGATCGTTTGAACGCGACTCCATTTGTAGAAGTTGTATTATCGAATACGATAGAGATTCCGGAATCCAAGAGAATCTCTAAATTAAAGACTCTTTCCGTAGCGCCTTTATTTGCCGCTGCGATTCAGAGAATATCGACCAATCAATCGGTCAGTGATCTATTTATATAGGATACAAGGGTAAAAACCATGAGTTACAAAATTGCTGTTAAGAAAAGGACCGAAACCGGCAAGAACGTAAACAATCGTCTGCGCGCGTCCGGGCAAGTCCCAATTAATATTATCGGTGGCGGTATTGCTGCTTCCGGTTCCGTGAACGAGAAGGAATTGGAGAAAATCGTCCATTCTGGAATTCGTCAGTCCACTCTGATCGACCTAGATGTCGAAGGCGCTGGAGTCCAAAAGGCTTTCGTAAAAGAAATCCAAAGATTCCCTGAGATCGACAGAATCCGTCACGTTGATTTTTATAAAGTAGAGACCGGCAAGAAGATCATCACCAAGATCGGTATTCGTACTGAAGGGATCGCAAAAGGTTCCAAGGCCGGAGGTCAGTTTGATCATTTGATCCATGAGATCCGAG
Above is a window of Leptospira semungkisensis DNA encoding:
- a CDS encoding helix-turn-helix transcriptional regulator encodes the protein MREELDKDLEEEIEPREMNPTEYRLLTLLFNFFRFPDGLTLTSLRKIMEGFYDNENKDSDRRKLSRDIEELGTLGFPIKYYPQKNGKDYVYVLTKDPLAKTLKFSEEELREISALLLKGYSETPKYELYTASRKIFARDLEYFPELKENPQDLKEEAGEAAFQIMDALKNKSPIRIRYYKTFPEDAYWKEADPIRLIRKGGQDHYLLAYDREEKAKKRFILPKILTVEILQGDLLYQARGAKKETEEDRIVHAALFPVHDPKTVEWICREEGLEKAKLFLTGLPYEEKENVLRFHSTNLEGLLPFLWRWPDALESLEPKELKQVLQESLEQIGELYDSIKGK
- a CDS encoding M48 family metallopeptidase, giving the protein MKLKHILFFLFLAQIGFTLLMKYFSYEGDNSAELHTRILKYFTEEDIQSGTEYDRRGFFVSVLSSLLDFALAGIFVFTPISERLENYLQKKTKERFYLVVTSFFLVFYLVEFLVSLPFSYYFGFVLEHEFQFSNMTLMDWVVLKSKSFSLGLVFGTIGILIITFVLKNFPRLWKWMVPAISLGFGLIASVLFPILITPIFYDYHPIEEGSLKTKILALCDHAQIKVENIYVIDESRYSGHTNAYFTGWGENKKIFLYDTLIKNHTEEEVVSVLGHEIGHWVHNHQLIDIAISTFEVLLLCFAIGFLFQKAKGEGLLPLKEFYSPSSLPFLFMVLSIIGSFTQPISSTISRVFEVEADREALNLTHDKKSFISTEIKLAKDNKSRLNPHKFEVIYEHSHPTALERIEMAEKY
- a CDS encoding DJ-1/PfpI family protein; translated protein: MKQSILSFLKNRSVAVKRILVSFLLLTITGSSFFLLGNCLGTSSSSPNSNISSVEGSDPIPAYHSRFGRKRPVIAVVGDNEYTELTDFVVPYGTLKEADIADVYALGTQFGKMKMFPALSIEIQNTMQSFDSLYPEGADYVIVPAMHNSENPEILLWLKKQSEKGATILGVCDGVWVLANAGLLQGHQATGHWFSLPKFDTKFPETKWIRNRRYVSDRKIITTTGVTASIPVSLALIEAIAGKKQAMKVAASLGAKDWKPTHKSADFYLGSSHILTAAKNLLAFWSQDEIGIPISEGMDEISLALVADSYSRTYKSTALSISNANVRSKRGLLFLPDKKEKKADRILENWDRDLPVIALNRTLLEISDLYDIRTAAFVALQIEYPWKKPELF
- a CDS encoding AraC family transcriptional regulator, with amino-acid sequence MYTFLAFGAGLAFLLGLADLLSFYGKKPKKERDVSSNSEAKSVPSKREGLTISILFFSVSLVQMHLYLELSEQLREFPWFAEIHIPVLFLIGPLTYLYFQRLTGAKETKLSGFHFLPAVIAFLILLPFLLRSSESKLRFLKNEDPSDVYSWVLLALLVFATILNLVYPSALLQRVWRWRSNTDEENRKSFSPILWLFSGTLFVIVLFVIAQIFFMPLFLVAASGLTLLVSVIFLIGAYDPGLMDSFQKSSREARYKESRIAGLDVEALLLRLDDLMREKKLYLDEDLTLGNLSKELELSTHQLSEILNSRLQKGFREYLADFRLEEAARILREEPQRSVLSAAYGAGFKSKSAFHKLFQEKYGASPTSFRSSQKN
- a CDS encoding VOC family protein; protein product: MRYLHAMIRVKDLDKALDFFCNKLGLIETRRHDHPEGRYTLVFLSEAKENMPEIELTYNWDQDGAYTSGRNFGHLAFEVDNIYDTCANLQSKGVIINRPPRDGRMAFIRSPDLISVELLQKGKALEIAEPWKSMSNTGEW
- a CDS encoding LIC10421/LIC12816 family protein, translated to MKVNKITSLLLLVGFLVGSSAFAVSQDTEDRLLEQALVSAAVTKEQKVAVATYLKAIAQQKTERAEELRALAKRSTGGKFLASNAQSEKFLKQARALEAEAQRTQDFLNNL
- a CDS encoding LA_3751/LA_3752 family putative glycosyltransferase, which codes for MFFFYFALVSFTAPGSSVLKTKQWLFYLLLALPLLYPILLKPSEQLYSDHLGKFVLGESVLRNHFRSGDLALPSKYLDRQSRFCPTECIRIDEEVISPFPAALGYFYALILPWGGIEGVYIVTSLFVLASLFLLSILWERSLAFLSILVLSTPFLVNGYFFPDVGIAAFLFTLGSFLFLRADEKSSSILFLFAGLASAFAGWFRIEALAFPASFLFFLFWFRFRIREERKGIWFYLFGYLAGAFLLLGIQYLLYHHPMGPRFSFNQPTMFISPLRKGEIYLGLLIANPNRIGFFGYTPIFAIVLLFSGYFLFFKTNFIRNREGADTLSKRNIFVISNLAAFVLLVLSAPNDGIIDFGSRYLHLSLPGFVGMLLVFSDSVSNRFKKIPKIFGILLLIFSTYITFSYTQILSRFGRKSTKMNQVYLDQKPDLVVVQVRTHAQILGKYFFQTPSVWLVKEAWVKLFFSENDPNQFSKILFIQSKAAFPANSKPEDLFQKNSYYQVAREMLGPKFEKDFVENREDVLIFTMKRRD
- a CDS encoding helix-turn-helix transcriptional regulator; translated protein: MNPSTKKLQTKLAVIRLLQENKRMSLEDLSKYSGIEDTKDLKKELGKLYMVGSYPYTPDQFIELDYDGDTIAIRMPVDLEQGLVLSVREWAAIRTLFLEEDEKEVSPSRKKILKSILEKIHTILPSAGVPSDNDLKTRIREAIESGKSLEMQYQANGEAEAEERKVDPWALLSFREEYLIGYCHIRKAPRTFRLDSIIQLSVTNQDSVQVPDAERKEAILKLKKFLGETEADSETAEIYHTAEVYFNLHSRLPLERTSEKIQIKGVWYHLSKSKIRNEEWFLSTLKGFGPNVILHSPQNLRERMRSYWSAQSLLER